The following are from one region of the Osmia bicornis bicornis chromosome 8, iOsmBic2.1, whole genome shotgun sequence genome:
- the LOC114878091 gene encoding coiled-coil domain-containing protein 86 translates to MGEQMEVDEKVTRVEDILKNVSPVTNTSIPSLESKKVKTKKEKSLEQLIPKGKPKSGRIWKEQKTRFSSIVKTRGMRSSFEKKQKLREDLKRVKEMSREIKAKKQAEKEAKKERRRQNLKRAEENRKKGEIVQVITNTAKLKKIKRKNLRTIEKRDTLKIQNS, encoded by the exons ATGGGTGAACAGATGGAAGTAGACGAAAAAGTAACGAGGGTAGAAGACATACTCAAGAACGTATCTCCAGTTACTAATACAAGTATTCCAAGTTTAGAATCCAAGAAGGTTAAgactaaaaaagaaaaatcattagAACAACTAATTCCAAAGGGAAAACCAAAATCTGGTAGAATATGGAAAGAACAGAAAACACG ATTCTCATCTATTGTTAAAACACGTGGCATGCGTTCGTCGTTTGAGAAGAAGCAAAAATTGAGAGAAGACCTGAAACGTGTTAAAGAAATGTCAAGGGAGATCAAAGCAAAGAAACAAGCAGAGAAGGAAgctaaaaaagaaaggagaagacAAAATTTGAAGCGCGCCGAGGAGAATCGCAAGAAGGGCGAAATTGTTCAAGTT ATTACAAATActgcaaaattgaaaaaaataaagaggAAAAACCTTAGAACGATAGAGAAGAGAGATACacttaaaattcaaaatagtTAG